The nucleotide sequence CCCTCGGGGCCACCGTAAAAACCCTTTCCCTGCCGCGTTTCCGTTACGGCTTACCCAGCTACTACATCATCGCCCCATCGGAAGCGTCGTCAAACCTGGCCCGCTACGACGGCGTGAAATATGGGGCGAGAGCCGAAGAGAGTAGCCTCGTCTCGATGTACACCAAAACGCGAGCCGCGGGCTTTGGGGCCGAAGTCAAGCGCCGCATCATGATCGGCACCTATGCGCTGTCGGCGGGCTACTACGACGCCTACTACCTCAAAGCGCAAAAAGTCCGCACGCTGATCAAGCAAGATTTTGAAGCGGCCTTTCAAGAAGTGGATGCGCTGGTGTGTCCGACGTCGCCAACGACGGCCTTTACCGCTGGCTCGAAAGTGGATGACCCCATCAGCATGTACCTGTCTGACCTGATGACCATTCCCGTCAATCTCGCGGGTCTCCCGGGCATCAGCATTCCCTGTGGGTTTGATGCAGCGGGGCTGCCCATCGGCCTGCAGCTCATCGGTAATGTGCTGCAAGAGCAAACGCTGTTCGAAATGGCCTACGCCTACGAGCAAGCCACCGACTGGCATACTAAAACCCCAAGTTTGGGCTAACGAGCTGCTAGGGGACGCGTCCCTATTCCTTGGCCGATAGCAATTGCCCCGGATAGAGCACCAGGGACGCGTCCCCTCAAGCGCTGCTCATCTACGCAGCGATCGCCCATTGGTTGCCAGCTTGAGATCATCGTTAACACTCAACCTTTGGAATGGCTAAGCCGTGACTTCTTCTGAACTGCGGGGACTGTATCCCCCCCTTGAGCCGGATTACACGCATTACTTACCCGTCTCTGAGCGCCACACCCTTTACGTCGAAGCGGCGGGCAATCCCAATGGGAAACCCGTCATTTTTTTGCATGGCGGGCCGGGCGGCGGCACGGTACCCCTGTATCGCCAGTTTTTTGATCCGCAAAAATGGCGCATTATTTTGTTTGACCAGCGGGGCTGTGGCCGCAGTCGGCCCCATGCCGAGCTCGCCGAAAATACCACCTGGCACTTGGTCGAAGACATCGAAACCATTCGCGAGCACTTTGGCATTGAGGCTTGGGTCGTCTTTGGCGGCAGTTGGGGCAGCACGTTGGCCTTGGCCTATGCCCAGACTCATCCAGATCGCTGTCGAGGCTTGATTTTGCGGGGCATCTTTACCCTGCGCCCCGAAGAGATTCACTGGTTTTATCAATCTGGGGCCAGCTATGTGTTCCCCGATGCGTGGGAGACGTACCTCGCGCCCATTCCCCCTGAGGAGCGGGATGATCTGCTGTCAGCCTACTATCGCCGCTTGACCGACGCCGATCCTCAAGTGCGGCTGGAAGCGGCCCGGGCCTGGTCGATTTGGGAAGCCAGTACGAGCAAGCTGATTCCCGATGTGGCGCTGATGGAACGGTTTGGCGAGGCGGAGTTTGCGATCGCCTTTGCCCGCATCGAGTGCCACTACTTTATGAACCACGGTTTCTTTGAGCAGCCCAATCAATTGATTGCCCAGGCCGATCGCGTGCGATCGATTCCCGGTGTGATTGTGCAGGGACGCTACGATGTTGTCTGCCCGATGAAAACGGCGTGGGAGCTGCACCGTGCTTGGCCCGAAGCGGAGTTTATTGTGGTGCCTGACGCTGGCCACTCCGCCACGGAACCCGGCATCGTTGATGCGTTAATTCAGGCTAGTGATCGCTTTGCCGAACTGTAGTGCCGTCCAGCATTGCCCTCATTAAAGGGTTGATGTCATTTCCACCGTGCGGACGCTTCCACCTGTGCCGACCGCCCTGTAGGATCACAAGTGTTAACTCAAGAATCTCCAGTAGATGTCATGAAAACGCTGCCTGTGAGCGCGATCGTCCGCCGCCTACTCGTGGGGATCGTACTTTTAATCACGGTTTGGGGGGTTGCCGTGCCTTCCGTTTACGCCGAGAGCTACGATCGCCAAAGCCTCCGCTATGCAGAATTTGCCCATCGCGATTTCCGGGGCGATGATTTTACCCGTGCCGATTTGGCCAATGCCGACTTACAAGGCACCGATTTTCGAGGCGCCCGACTGTTTGATACGACCTTGAGTCAAGCCAATATGACGGGGGCCAACATGACCGGGGCCACCCTGGACGGCGCTCGCTTCATTCGCGCTAACTTAACCAACGCCATCCTTGAAGGGGCCTATGCCTTTGACACCGACTTTAGCGACGCGATTATTGAAGGGGCCGATTTTACGGATGTTCTGTTAGATCCCAAAACCAACCGCCAATTGTGCGAAGTCGCAGCGGGCACCAATCCCGTCACCGGGCGCAACACCCGCGATACGCTGTATTGTCCTTGAGCAACAGCCGTTCGTCGCTGGGGGACGATCGCCGCCCTGTCCCTCTTGGGAACGTGAGCAGGAAACCCAATGTCGCAGCGGCATCAACCCCCTAAACCGTTTGTCTCCTCACCCTCAAATTTATTTCGCAGCACTAGATGAATCCCCCCTTATCCTCCGCTACGACTGAGCTGCCTGTGCGGCGCATTTTGGATGCGAATCTCGATCGCGCCCGCGAAGGACTGCGAGTGCTGGAAGATTGGTGTCGCTTTGGGCTGAATCATCACGACTTGACGGACAAACTCAAGCATCTGCGACAAAGTCTGGGGCAGTGGCACACAGCAGATTTACGGGCTGCTCGCGATACGCCCAACGATACGGGGACTTCGATTACGCATCCCCAAGAGCAGCGTCGCACCAGTGTGACTCAGGTACTCCAGGCGAATTTTTGTCGAGTCGAGGAAGCGCTGCGATCGCTGGAAGAGTTTGGCAAGCTGCATCAGGCTGATTTCGCCGCCGCGTGCAAACAGTGGCGATATCAAATCTATACGCTGGAAAGTGAAATCATGGGCCACCAGCGGTTTCAGCAACTGCAACAGGCGCAGCTGTATCTGGTCACGTCCCCAGCGCCCAATATCGTGGCGGTGGTGGAAGCGGCGTTGCAAGGCGGCTTACCGCTGGTGCAGTATCGCGAAAAGACCGGCAATGATTGCGATCGCATCGTCATCGCCCAGCAACTCAAAGACTTGTGCCACCAGTACGGTGCGCTGTTTTTGATCAATGATCGCGTCGATCTGGCCCTCGCGGTCGAGGCGGACGGCGTCCACTTGGGCCAACAAGATCTCCCCATTGCCACGGCACGGCAGCTATTGGGCAGCGATCGCATTATTGGCCGCTCCACCACCAACCCCGAAGAGATGGCCAAAGCCTTGGCAGAAGGGGCGGATTACATCGGCGTGGGTCCCGTATATGCGACCCCAACCAAGCCAGGCAAAGCCGCTGCGGGACTCGACTATGTCCGCTATGCTGCCGCGAATTCCCCAGTGCCTTTCTTTGCCATTGGCGGCATTGACGCGCAAAATCTGGATGAAGTGATGGCCGCTGGGGGCGATCGCGTGGCCATCGTTCGGGCGTTGATGCAGGCCGAAAATCCGACAGCGGTGAGCCAAAACCTCATCGCACGGTTGCGAGCCGCGCCCCCGCACGCTCGAGCCTAACCGGCACCTGTATTTGAAAATTTCTTTGATTGTGTGTGTTGAGATGTCTCAGGTGATTCAACTACAAGTGAATGGCGAAGCGGCAGAATGCGCCGCCCAAACCCTGCTGCCGGACTACCTCCAGCAAATCGGCCTCAATCCGCGACTGGTGGCAGTGGAATATAACGGCGAAATTTTGCATCGCCAGTTTTGGGAAGAAACGTATTTGCAGGCGGGCGATCGCTTAGAGATTGTCACCATCGTGGGCGGCGGTTAGGAGCATCGCCCACAAAAGACAGCCCGATCCCCAAGATTTTAGGGCTATGCGCTGAAATAACCGGCCCAAACCAGCCCCAACAATTGGGGCTGCTATTGATCAGTAACGCCCTTACTCCCCCCGCATCTGAGTCGTGAGGTGAATCAACTCAGGCAAGATGAGTTTGCTCATCGCGAGTTCCACAGCCTTGCTCGAACCGGGCATCGAAAAGATCAGGGTAGATTTGCAAACGCCCGCGATCGCCCGTGAAGCCATCGCCCGCGAGCCGATTTGCTCGTAGCTCAGCATCCGAAACAGTTCACCAAAGCCGGGCAACGTTTTGGTTAGCAAGCCCGCGATCGCCTCATAAGTGGTATCGCGCGGCGCAATGCCCGTGCCCCCATTCACCAAGATCGCCTCAATGTTAGGCACGGCTACCCAGGTCAGAATTTGCCGCCGCACCTGCTCGGGCTCATCTTTCACCAAGTTATAGGCCACCACCTGATGCCGACGACGTGACAGACGCTCGGTGATCACGTTACCGCTTTTGTCCACATCGGGCGTGCGTGTATCACTGACCGTCAACACGGCACATTTCACCGCGATCGCAGCATCAGGATGGGGCTGTGGCATGGCAGTTAGCTCTTGGTAAAGCCCAAGCCATTTTGCTCAGCGTAGCGATTCATAAACCGCATGAACCGTTCCCACTCCATTTCGTCCTTCATGACATACAGCACTTCAATGCCAGCAGGCTTACCGTCGATAAACTTACCTTTGACTTCCCGAGTGGAAATCTCGCCTTCTTCGTCCACCATGTACATGCCCGTAATCTCGACCCCTTCATCTTCCGAGAGGGCTTTGGGATGGTCGAAGTAAAAAGTCGCAGTGCCATCACTCCCGTCAGGAGCTCTTGTCAAGCGCACATCAGGAATAACTTCTTCCGCAACGCCACGAGCAAATTCAATACGCGCCATAGATCAATAGCCGATTTTTTTACAAACAATAATCTCCTATCCTCTCACTTTAAGCACTGATTTAGATCTGCCGTTGGGCAGAAACCATCAGTGCCGCAGTCGTGCGTGTCACAAGTTGTGAATCGCCGTGAATCGCCGGTCGTTCAAAGTCACTGGTCAGGCGACTGAAGGATGCCCACAAGGTTAGGCGTCTGTGAACAAGCAATCACCGAAACGATGCGCAATCCCAGTTGCGGTTTTCGTCATGCACTCCCCTGTCATAAAGGATTTGTGCTCTCAGCCATCCAGCTGCGGGGGGCTCTCAACGGCATCAGTCCCCCAAGTGGGATAGGGCAAGATGGCCACCGCCCCTGCTGAGGGAAAGTTGCTTTCCGGCACGTCAAAGGCGCCATTGCTCAGCAGGTGGTTGCGGAGATAGGCTTCGGCTTCGGCCACGGTGCCAAAGCTGAAATTTGCGAGGTATAGGTAAGGTTGCACCTGCTCGGTCGGGCGCTCGATCGTCACCGCAGGCTCCCACAATCGCAGCCTGATTTGTCCGGCCCAGGGCTGAATCTCGTACCGAATCTCGTAATCGTTAGTAGCGGTGAACGCAGCTACAGACATATTTCTCAAATGGACGTTTGGTGGTGAATCAATCTTGCTTAGCTAGCGCCGACCGACCTCACCCACGATCAAGATCGTGGACAGTTAGTTTCCCAAAAGAACTGACGGTGGTCAGCAAGGCCAATAGCATATTCGCAAGTCGCCCTGAAAACGGCGTCCTGCATGACTAACGGACACATCCCGGTGAGTGATCGGGGGCGGTCATTTGTGAAGATGCAGTAAAGATGGTTGATGACACTTTAAACAGCGCTCCGTGTAAGTGTCAGGATCTTTCAAGAGTTTCTTTTTTATTGTTCAAAGGATCTACGGAGTTTTACGGAGATTTGGCAGGCAGAGCACGATCGCGATCGCCCCTAAGCTCCACGTCACCCAATTGCCCCAGCGTACGTAGGGGGTGAGCGCTTGGCGACGATAGATTTGCGTCAGGTGAGTCACGTACTGATTGGGCTCCGACAGCCAAACCGTGTCGCCGTGGGGAGTGACCACCCCAGAAATGCCAGTGTTAGTCACCCGCACCGCCCAGCGATCGCTCTCCACTGCTCGCATCACGTCGTGGGCATGGTGTTGCATCATCATGCGCGGGGGATAGGGATCATGATTAGAAGCGGTCATGATCCACTCTGCACCGTTGGCCACCTGCCGCCGAAATAGTTCACTGTAGGGGGACTCATAGCAGATGCCGATCGCGGCGGAGCCAAAGGCGGTCGCAAAAATCTGGTCGGTGCTGCCGGGGAGCAAACTGCTGCTAACAGGCGACAGCCGCGAAATGAGTCGCCCCAACGTGCGCTCAAAGGGAATGTATTCGCCCAGGGGCACCAGCTTGACCTTGCTGTATTGGCTGGTGACGGTGCCCTGAGCGTCTAGATTGACCAGGCTTTGGGTCATCTCGCGATTAGCGATGGGACCCACGGGCCGAAAAGTGCCCAGCCATAACGGGATGCCCAGTTCTCGCACGGCTGACAAAAGGGGACTTCGTCGCTGCAACTCGCGGGTCCAAAAGTCAGGAATGGCCCCTTCTGGGGTGAGTACGGCGTCGGCCCCCTGGGCCACCAGCTCCCGATAGCCGTCAGTGTAGGCGGCGATCGCCTGCCGAGTACCGGCGGGGGTCAGCTTTTCACGGGTGGGAATGTTGCCCTGAATCAGACCAATTTTGAGGGCCACGTCAGGGCGATCGCCCAAAGGCTGGTGATAGAGGCCACTGCCCACACCGTGCAAGGTGACTAGCAGCAAAAAGCCCGCGATCGCGGCCCCTCGGGACGCCGTTCGACGGTTGGTAACAGTCCCCCGGCCCCAGCTCATCGCAGCCCAGCAACCATTCACGGCGACGATCGCGGCAGTGATGCCCACGGGTCCCACCCAGCGCCCCAACTGCAAGATCCACAAGTTGCCCGGACTCTGGGTAAATGACAGAAACGGCCAGGCCAAGGGTCCCCAGCTCAGCAGGGTTTCCAGCAGGCACCAGAACGCGGTGCCCACCCCAATGCGTGCAGGCCAACTGAGCCGGGCGCGATCGCTCAGCCACCGCAGCAGCACCGCCCACAGGCCAAAGGTCACCGTCCCCAGTCCGGTAATAAATGCCCAGGCAAATAAGGCAATGCCCACACTGGCTAACCAGGGCACCCCCATCCAGGTGAGGGGATGCAGATGCGTCATCCAAGAGAGGACGATGCCGTGATATATGGCGCTCCACAGGCAGCCCAAGCCAAATGCCCGCCACAGCGACGTCCGTCCCGGCTGCAGCACCGCCCGCCACAGGGGCGCTAACGCCACCCACGCCAGCGGCCACAGGTTTACCGGGGCGGGGGTTAACCCCATGAGCAGGCCCCCGATCGCCACCCAGAGCCACGGCGATCGCCACCTCGCAGTGGCCACCGTGACAGCGCGGCCCGACTGCGCCAGCTTGACCCGATTGGGGCCCTCAGATTGTGTGACTAGCGACGGACGGTGTTTGCGCCCCGGTGGAAATAAGCCCATTACCCAGATCAAGAAGTGTAAAGCGCCGCGAACTGTTTGCAGTATCGCATCTCGGTTCGCCGTGAGTAGACGGATTGCCTGATGTCGGCAGCCTATGCCGTGAGTTTTGCGGCGCTACCGGAAAAAAAGAGCCTGTCCGGCAGAGGGCAGACTACGGATGGAGATAGGGTCATCCAGGTTAGTCGGGAAGACCACCATTCCCCAGCATCCCAATATCGCGCTTCGGCTTTTGCTCGCTTGAGCGCATGGACTTTATACCAAGACTGAGGCGTTAGCCGCCTTTTCTACTCCAGCCAAAGCGGCTTCCAGCACCTCGCTCCCAGCACCGGGAAGGCAGGCATTTTCAGTAATCAACCGTCGCCAGGTGCGGCTGCCGGGTTGGCCGTGAAACAGCATCAGCATATGGCGGGTGATGCTGTTGAGTTTGAGTCCTTGCCCCGTCCAGTGGTCAACGTAGGGCAGCATGGCGTGGACAACCTGCGATCGCGTCGGCACCGCCTCGGTGCTGCCAAAAAATTGGCGATCGCACTCAGCAAACAGGTAGGGCGTATCGTAAGCGGCGCGGCCAATCATCACCGCATCCACCTGTGCCAGATGAGTTTGGGTTTGGGCCAGGGTGGTGATGCCGCCGTTGATCTCAATCCACAACTGAGGAAAGTCACGCTTGAGGCGATATACATCGGCATAACGCAGGGGCGGCACATTCCGATTTTCTTTGGGGCTCAGCCCCTTCAACCACGCTTTGCGGGCATGGACGGTGAACCGCTGACAGCCCGTGGCCGCCACCGTCGCGACAAACTGCGCCATGGCGTCATAGCTGTCGAGATCATCAACGCCAATGCGATGCTTCACACTGACGGGAATTGATGTGGCCGCCATCATCGCCGCGACGCACTCGGCCACCAGCTCGGGTTGCGCCATCAGACAGGCGCCAAAGTTACCGCTTTGCACGCGATCGCTCGGGCACCCGACATTCAAATTGATTTCGTCATACCCAAAGTCTTCAGCGATGCGGGCGCACTCCGCCAACAGTTGGGGATCGTCGCCCCCGACTTGCAGCACCAGTGGCTTTTCCGCCGGAGAGAAGCCCAATAATCGATCGCGATCGCCATGTTTGATCGCCTGAGCCGTGACCATTTCGGTGTACAGCAGCGTCCGCTGGGTAATTTGCCGCATGAAGTACCGATAGTGGCGATCGGTGCGATCCATCATGGGCGCAATGCTGACGGGATACCCCATGACAGAGGGTGGGTTAGAGATGGAGTGCGAGGAGGCAGCGACGATCATGCCGACATTAGGACGATTAACGGGTCTTTCAACTTAACTCAAAACCGAGGTTTCCTCACCGTCAGCCGGCTCGATCAAGGCCTGGGCAACAGCCGCTTTCTGAGCGCTCCGGTGCCGCGATCAGGGATTGAGAAGCCCTTAAGTATCTAGCAGTTGATTTACAAAGTTGGTATAGACTTCCCCAGAGAGAAAATTGGGGTTTTCTAGCACCATTTGATGGAAGGG is from Leptolyngbya iicbica LK and encodes:
- the psb28 gene encoding photosystem II reaction center protein Psb28, which produces MARIEFARGVAEEVIPDVRLTRAPDGSDGTATFYFDHPKALSEDEGVEITGMYMVDEEGEISTREVKGKFIDGKPAGIEVLYVMKDEMEWERFMRFMNRYAEQNGLGFTKS
- the lnt gene encoding apolipoprotein N-acyltransferase encodes the protein MGLFPPGRKHRPSLVTQSEGPNRVKLAQSGRAVTVATARWRSPWLWVAIGGLLMGLTPAPVNLWPLAWVALAPLWRAVLQPGRTSLWRAFGLGCLWSAIYHGIVLSWMTHLHPLTWMGVPWLASVGIALFAWAFITGLGTVTFGLWAVLLRWLSDRARLSWPARIGVGTAFWCLLETLLSWGPLAWPFLSFTQSPGNLWILQLGRWVGPVGITAAIVAVNGCWAAMSWGRGTVTNRRTASRGAAIAGFLLLVTLHGVGSGLYHQPLGDRPDVALKIGLIQGNIPTREKLTPAGTRQAIAAYTDGYRELVAQGADAVLTPEGAIPDFWTRELQRRSPLLSAVRELGIPLWLGTFRPVGPIANREMTQSLVNLDAQGTVTSQYSKVKLVPLGEYIPFERTLGRLISRLSPVSSSLLPGSTDQIFATAFGSAAIGICYESPYSELFRRQVANGAEWIMTASNHDPYPPRMMMQHHAHDVMRAVESDRWAVRVTNTGISGVVTPHGDTVWLSEPNQYVTHLTQIYRRQALTPYVRWGNWVTWSLGAIAIVLCLPNLRKTP
- a CDS encoding thiamine phosphate synthase; amino-acid sequence: MNPPLSSATTELPVRRILDANLDRAREGLRVLEDWCRFGLNHHDLTDKLKHLRQSLGQWHTADLRAARDTPNDTGTSITHPQEQRRTSVTQVLQANFCRVEEALRSLEEFGKLHQADFAAACKQWRYQIYTLESEIMGHQRFQQLQQAQLYLVTSPAPNIVAVVEAALQGGLPLVQYREKTGNDCDRIVIAQQLKDLCHQYGALFLINDRVDLALAVEADGVHLGQQDLPIATARQLLGSDRIIGRSTTNPEEMAKALAEGADYIGVGPVYATPTKPGKAAAGLDYVRYAAANSPVPFFAIGGIDAQNLDEVMAAGGDRVAIVRALMQAENPTAVSQNLIARLRAAPPHARA
- a CDS encoding MogA/MoaB family molybdenum cofactor biosynthesis protein; the protein is MPQPHPDAAIAVKCAVLTVSDTRTPDVDKSGNVITERLSRRRHQVVAYNLVKDEPEQVRRQILTWVAVPNIEAILVNGGTGIAPRDTTYEAIAGLLTKTLPGFGELFRMLSYEQIGSRAMASRAIAGVCKSTLIFSMPGSSKAVELAMSKLILPELIHLTTQMRGE
- the thiS gene encoding sulfur carrier protein ThiS → MKISLIVCVEMSQVIQLQVNGEAAECAAQTLLPDYLQQIGLNPRLVAVEYNGEILHRQFWEETYLQAGDRLEIVTIVGGG
- the pip gene encoding prolyl aminopeptidase → MTSSELRGLYPPLEPDYTHYLPVSERHTLYVEAAGNPNGKPVIFLHGGPGGGTVPLYRQFFDPQKWRIILFDQRGCGRSRPHAELAENTTWHLVEDIETIREHFGIEAWVVFGGSWGSTLALAYAQTHPDRCRGLILRGIFTLRPEEIHWFYQSGASYVFPDAWETYLAPIPPEERDDLLSAYYRRLTDADPQVRLEAARAWSIWEASTSKLIPDVALMERFGEAEFAIAFARIECHYFMNHGFFEQPNQLIAQADRVRSIPGVIVQGRYDVVCPMKTAWELHRAWPEAEFIVVPDAGHSATEPGIVDALIQASDRFAEL
- a CDS encoding pentapeptide repeat-containing protein; the protein is MKTLPVSAIVRRLLVGIVLLITVWGVAVPSVYAESYDRQSLRYAEFAHRDFRGDDFTRADLANADLQGTDFRGARLFDTTLSQANMTGANMTGATLDGARFIRANLTNAILEGAYAFDTDFSDAIIEGADFTDVLLDPKTNRQLCEVAAGTNPVTGRNTRDTLYCP
- the dusA gene encoding tRNA dihydrouridine(20/20a) synthase DusA, which gives rise to MGYPVSIAPMMDRTDRHYRYFMRQITQRTLLYTEMVTAQAIKHGDRDRLLGFSPAEKPLVLQVGGDDPQLLAECARIAEDFGYDEINLNVGCPSDRVQSGNFGACLMAQPELVAECVAAMMAATSIPVSVKHRIGVDDLDSYDAMAQFVATVAATGCQRFTVHARKAWLKGLSPKENRNVPPLRYADVYRLKRDFPQLWIEINGGITTLAQTQTHLAQVDAVMIGRAAYDTPYLFAECDRQFFGSTEAVPTRSQVVHAMLPYVDHWTGQGLKLNSITRHMLMLFHGQPGSRTWRRLITENACLPGAGSEVLEAALAGVEKAANASVLV